Within the Streptomyces sp. NBC_00554 genome, the region GGAGACCTGGGTCGGGGAGAACGGCGTCCTGCATGTGAAGGGGTCGCTGTACGACTCCTCGCAGTTCACCGGGACCCCGTTCGGGGGACTCGTCCTCAAACCTCTCACCCGTTCGGCGGAACAGGCCCTCGGCTGGGGCTGGACCTTCGGCACCCTGCTGCTTGTCGTCGCGCTCGGCCTGGTCGTGGCGCGCGCACTGCCCAAGCCCGTGACCCGGCGGGCCTCGCTGCTCGCCGCACCCGTCGCGATCAGCCTCCTGATGCTGTCGCTGCCCGTGCGCAACACCCTCTACCTCGGCCAGACCAGCATCATCCCGGTGCTCCTCGTCCTGCTCGGCTGCTTCGCCGTACGCGGGCAGCGGGCCAGCGGCGTCCTGATCGGCCTCGCCGCCGCCCTGCAGCCGACCGTGCTGCTCTTCGCGCCGCTGCTCTGGTTCACCGGCCGCAGACACGCCGCCGCGACCACTGGTGCCACCTTCGGGGCCCTCACCGCGCTCGCCTGGGCCGCGATGCCGCACGACTCGTACACCTACTGGGTGCACCACCTGGCGGGCGTCGGTCTCGGCGGCAAGGCGGACGGCCTCGGCAACCAGTCCCTGCACGGCGCGCTGCTGCGGCTCGGCCTGGAAGGCCCGCTGGAGATCGCCCTCTTCCTGCTGCTCGGCGCGGCCGTCGCGTTCCTCGGGCTGCGCAGGGCCGTGCGCTACGCGCGCGACGGTCAGCTGCTGCTCGCCGTCGCGATCACCGGCTGTGTCGCGGTCGCCGTCTCGCCCACGACCTGGCAGCACCAGCTGCTGTGGGTGCTGCTCGCGGTGGTCGGACGGGTCGGCAAGAAGACCTCGGACCGCTACATGTGGCCCGTCGCCGTCATCCTCGTCATCACGCTGCCCGCGAAGATGATGCTGCCGAACATGCCGGCGCTCTACCCGCTGCGCGACAACGTGGTGCTGATCGCCGCGCTCGCCGCCGCTCTCGCCGTGCCGTTCCTGTCCCGCACGTCCGAGTACTACCGCAGGCCGATCCCCACCGAGTACGCGCCCGCCGTCCCCGCGCGCTGGAGCCGTGTCCCGCTGCTCCCGTTCCTCGGCCGGGTCCTCTCCCGCCCGAACCTGCTGCTCGAACTGCTCCTGATCCGCGTCGGCTACTCCGCGTACCAGCAGGTCAGGCTGGCCGCGACGGGCGGCACCAACACCGGTGGCCGGGTCACCGCCGAGCACCACGCGGACCAGATCCTGTCCATCGAGCGGTTCCTGCAGCTCGACATCGAGCACTGGGTCAACCACGCCGTCGTGAAGGTCGACTGGCTGCGGAGCTTCTTCGACTTCTACTACACGTCGTTCCACTTCATCGTGCCGCTGTCGGTCCTCGGCGTGCTCTACGTCCGCCGCCCCGCCGACTACCGCTGGGCCCGCGCGGCGCTCGGCTTCGCCACCCTGTTCGCGCTCGTCGGCTTCTGGCTCTACCCGCTGGCCCCGCCGCGCCTGATGCCGGGCCTCGGCATCATCGACACGGTGCACGGCGTCCAGGACTTCTCCAAGCCGGACTACGGCACGCTCACCGCCCTCACGAACCAGTACGCGGCGATGCCCTCGCTGCACTTCGGCTGGTCGCTGTGGTGCGGGCTGGTGATCGCGATCCTGGCGCCGAAGTGGTGGATGAAGGCACTGGGCCTGCTGCACCCGTTCTTCACGGCCTCCGCGATCGTGGCGACCGGCAACCACTGGATCCTCGACGCGGCGGGCGGCGCGGTCGTCGTGGGCGCCGGCTTCGGGCTGACCTATCTGCTCCAGGGCCCGCGGCCCCGGACGCTGCTGAAACCGGTCGAGGTCAGCACGGAGGAACCGGTCCCGGTGACGGGCCGTACTCGGAGCTGATCCGGTACTCGCCCGGCCGGGAGACCGTCAGCCGCGTGAACTCGCCGTCCTGCGCGAGGCAGCCCCCGTCGGCGCGCAGCCACGGCGAGTACGCGACCCGCACGGTCACCGAGCCGGGCTTCGGTATCCGCACGTCGACCTCGGCGCTCGTGGTCCGTACGACGGAGGCGGGCGCCGACACCAGCGGCGCCGCGTCGCGCACCCGGAACACCTGCCAGTGGGCGTCGCTCCACACCGGCTCCAGCCACGCGGGCGGGTTCCGGACCAGGCGGGCCTCCTCCTCGGCGAACCCGTCCGGCTTGCCGCCGGGCAGGACGACGAGGCCGACGGCCCAGTGGTCCAGCCAGGCCCGGTAGGTCGCCGCCGAGAAGGTGCCGTCGTAGAACAGTCGGCCGCGTTCGATGTCCAGCTGGCGGTTCCAGCCGCGCGCCAGGTTCACGTGCGGGGCGAGCGCGGTGGCCTCACGGTGGTTGCGGGCCGGGACCACCTCGACGCGGGTGCGGTCGGCGCCGAGCCGGTCCAGGGCGGTGATGACGCCCTGGGTGTCGGCCGCCCAGGCGGGCACGTTCGTCGACACCTCCAGGTCGTCGACGGTCTTCTGCCCGACCCAGAACAGCGAGTAGCACAGGGCCGCGATCAGCGCGGTGCGCCTCAGGGGCTTGAGACTCGGCGCGCCCAGCAGCACCGCAAGGAGTACGGCGGGTGCGAACAGTTCCGCGAAACGCTCGACGTTCGTGCCGACGGGTGAGGGGATCAGATACGTCAGGACGGTCCCGGCCGCGTAGACGACGCCGCTCCACCGCGCCACCCGCCAGCCGCGCGGGGCCAGCACGGCCACCGTCAGCCCGAGCAGTACGGGCGGCCCGATGCGGCCCGGCGGCATCAACTGCTCGCCGCTGAACGGGAACAGCAGCGTGGTCGCACCCACCACGACGGCGGGCGGCAGCAGCAGCACGGCGGCCCGCACCCGGTCCCGTGCGACGAGATACGCCGCCCCCACCACCACCAGGAACAGCCCGGCCACCGGACTCGCCATCGTCGCAAGGGCCGCGTACGCCGTCGCGAGCAGCAGCCGCCGTTCGCGCGTCAGCAGCACACAGGCGGCGAGCCCGAAGGCCACGCCGAGCGCGAACGTCGTACGCCCCGAGGCGACGTTGCACCACAGCGCGAGCGAGGCGAGCAGTGCCGGGGCCACCGGCCGCCGTATCCCCGTACGGCCGATCAGCACGGCCGCCAGCCAGGTCGCGGCGAGCCCGGAGGCCACGGTCACCGTGCGGACACCCAGCGTGGCCATCAAGTACGGGGATATCAGGCTGTAGTTGGCGGTGTGCATCCCGCCGTACCAGAACAGGTTGTACGCCGATCCGCCGTTCCGTGACGCGAACTGGGCCCATGCCTCCTGGGCCGCGAGGTCGCCGCCGCCGGTGGCGAGGAACACCCACCACACGGCGTACAGCGGGAGCGTGGGGAGCGTCGCGAGGAGCGGGAGGCGGTGGCGGTGCCAGAACCTGCGGACGGGATGGTTCCGGGGCGGGGCCGTGCGGTCCGGCCGGACGAGGGTCAGGTCGGTCAGTGCGGCAGAGGCCACGGCTCTGGGTTTCCGTTCGATGTCTTCGAAGGTGCGGGTCGGCTGCGCCAAGTGTGTAGACGCGAAGTGGACCGAAAACGTTCATCAGGGAGCCACGGGAAGTCGCGACGTGGACAAAGCCGTTGCCTCCGCGTGCTGCCACAGTGCGGCCGCGAGCCAGATCAGGACGGCGCCGACCAGGATGTGCAGCGCGACCGTGAGCAGGGAGTCGGGCAGCGAGGTCAGGAACGCGAACAGCGGCAGCACGACGGCGTATCCCCACGACGGGATCCTCGGGAACACCCGGGCGCGGATCAGCGTCGCCCCGAACAGGGCGCAGCCCACGGCGAACACGGCCGCCGAGCCGATGAGCACGGGGACCGTGGGGCCGCCGGCCAGCGCCTCGTCGATGACGGCGTCGTCGAAGTGGAACAGAACCAGGTTCGCGGCGAACGCGGCACCGCCGAACAGCCCGAGACCGACGAGGTTCACGGTGTGGGCGAGGTCCCCGAAGCGGCCGGTGACCGCGCTCTGCCTGCGGTGCAGCGCGGTGAGCAGGGGCAGCGCGAACGCGGGGGAGAGGGCGAACAGGACGCTGGTCGCGGAGGTCTCCCCGGTGAACGCCTCGATCAGCGCGGGGAGGGCGAGCAGCAGGCCGGACAGGGCTCCGCACAGGGCGGCGGTACGGAAGGGCGAATACATGGGGTCTCTCCGGTTGCTCGGACGGTGGGGCAGGGCGGCAACCGTAAGAAGCGGTCGAGGGGGGAGAGGAGGTGCAGAGCGGCCATGGCAGCGGACGGAAGTCACCATCTCCCGTGCGGGGGAAGGCCGTTCGGCATGTGCCGTTCGGCCCGAGCTGCCCTGAGTTCTCCCGCCGGTC harbors:
- a CDS encoding bifunctional glycosyltransferase 87/phosphatase PAP2 family protein; translated protein: MANVEHGGRAGNAFGAGAAETAKARLKAVRIGLWVIAAVLAVRQLTVVLSTPKGERLTDLETWVGENGVLHVKGSLYDSSQFTGTPFGGLVLKPLTRSAEQALGWGWTFGTLLLVVALGLVVARALPKPVTRRASLLAAPVAISLLMLSLPVRNTLYLGQTSIIPVLLVLLGCFAVRGQRASGVLIGLAAALQPTVLLFAPLLWFTGRRHAAATTGATFGALTALAWAAMPHDSYTYWVHHLAGVGLGGKADGLGNQSLHGALLRLGLEGPLEIALFLLLGAAVAFLGLRRAVRYARDGQLLLAVAITGCVAVAVSPTTWQHQLLWVLLAVVGRVGKKTSDRYMWPVAVILVITLPAKMMLPNMPALYPLRDNVVLIAALAAALAVPFLSRTSEYYRRPIPTEYAPAVPARWSRVPLLPFLGRVLSRPNLLLELLLIRVGYSAYQQVRLAATGGTNTGGRVTAEHHADQILSIERFLQLDIEHWVNHAVVKVDWLRSFFDFYYTSFHFIVPLSVLGVLYVRRPADYRWARAALGFATLFALVGFWLYPLAPPRLMPGLGIIDTVHGVQDFSKPDYGTLTALTNQYAAMPSLHFGWSLWCGLVIAILAPKWWMKALGLLHPFFTASAIVATGNHWILDAAGGAVVVGAGFGLTYLLQGPRPRTLLKPVEVSTEEPVPVTGRTRS